A genomic region of Herbaspirillum sp. DW155 contains the following coding sequences:
- a CDS encoding TonB-dependent siderophore receptor, protein MSLSHFHRLTPLAAALALAFLSPLPALAQSSATSTSDSTASSDQKDQQLPTITVNASADASADGLTKEFAGGQVARGSRLGVLGNVDNLDSPVRSVAYTQQLIADQQAHGVGDVLKNDPVVRTTRGYGNFQESYMIRGFIANSDDLMYNGLFGILPRQYVAAEMIERVEVLYGASAFLNGATPGDAGLGGTINIVPKRAANEPLTEVTMGYESGNSKYAAIDFSRRLGPEDRLGVRINAARHAGGTGVSNEKRETNLFSLGVDYRGNDFRLSADLGVQENNLNNMRSSVTLGSGLTSVPAAPSGSANYSQPWSYSNERDIFGTVRGEWDLSDHTTAWAAFGARQGTENNSLSGIRVNNASTGAASTYRFDNARQDDVATGEVGIRTQIKTGAVSHKLVAAASMYSLNSRNAYGYSSFYALGTNLYNPTMYSQPALTTLGNSLSDPQTTTRTNLASAVVSDTLGFYNDRLLVTVGVRQQQLKSDTYAYNTHLNSAHYDQSATSPMAGVVFKVQKNLSLYANYIEGLQQGKQITDTTAANYGQVLAPYKSKQKEVGVKYELGGLGLGAAFFTTDRPLSYKDAVTNIEATNGLQRNRGVELTAYGELSKNLRLLSGITFLNAKQQQTSGGTNNGKYAIGVPRLQANAGLEYDVPSVRGLSINGRATYTSTQYVDAANKLEVPSWVRYDIGARYLTDIGGHAVTFRAAIENLANRNYWESAGGASNSGYLVLANPRTFSTSVSVAF, encoded by the coding sequence ATGTCACTCTCGCACTTCCACCGCCTCACGCCGCTGGCCGCCGCGCTGGCACTGGCTTTCCTCAGCCCCCTGCCGGCCCTGGCGCAGAGCAGCGCCACCAGCACCAGCGACAGCACCGCCAGCAGCGACCAGAAAGACCAGCAACTGCCCACCATCACCGTCAATGCTTCGGCTGACGCCTCCGCCGATGGCCTGACCAAGGAATTCGCCGGTGGCCAGGTCGCGCGCGGCAGCCGCCTGGGCGTGCTGGGCAATGTCGACAATCTGGACAGCCCGGTGCGCTCGGTGGCCTACACCCAGCAACTGATTGCCGACCAGCAGGCGCATGGCGTGGGCGACGTACTCAAGAACGATCCGGTGGTGCGCACCACGCGCGGCTATGGCAACTTCCAGGAGTCGTACATGATCCGCGGCTTCATCGCCAACTCCGACGACCTGATGTACAACGGCCTGTTCGGCATCCTGCCGCGCCAGTATGTGGCCGCCGAAATGATCGAGCGCGTCGAGGTGCTGTACGGCGCCAGCGCCTTCCTCAACGGCGCCACACCGGGCGACGCCGGCCTGGGCGGCACCATCAACATCGTCCCCAAGCGCGCCGCCAATGAGCCGCTGACCGAGGTGACGATGGGCTACGAATCGGGCAACAGCAAATATGCCGCCATCGATTTCTCGCGCCGCCTCGGGCCGGAAGATCGCCTGGGCGTGCGCATCAACGCCGCCCGCCATGCCGGCGGCACCGGCGTGTCCAATGAAAAGCGCGAAACCAACCTGTTCTCGCTGGGTGTGGATTATCGCGGTAATGATTTCCGCCTCTCAGCCGATCTGGGCGTACAGGAAAACAATCTCAACAACATGCGCTCCAGCGTCACGCTGGGCAGCGGGCTGACTTCGGTGCCGGCGGCGCCGAGCGGCTCGGCCAACTATTCCCAGCCGTGGTCGTATTCCAATGAACGCGACATCTTCGGCACCGTCCGTGGCGAATGGGATCTGTCCGATCACACCACCGCCTGGGCGGCCTTCGGCGCCCGCCAGGGTACCGAAAACAATTCGCTGTCCGGCATCCGCGTCAACAACGCCAGCACCGGCGCCGCCTCCACCTACCGCTTCGACAATGCGCGCCAGGATGATGTGGCCACCGGGGAAGTGGGCATCCGCACCCAGATCAAGACCGGCGCGGTCTCACACAAGCTGGTGGCCGCCGCTTCGATGTACTCGCTGAACTCGCGCAATGCCTATGGCTATTCGTCTTTCTACGCGCTGGGCACCAATCTGTACAACCCGACGATGTACAGCCAGCCGGCACTGACCACGCTGGGCAACAGCCTCAGCGACCCGCAGACCACCACCCGCACCAACCTGGCCAGCGCGGTGGTCTCCGACACGCTGGGCTTCTATAACGATCGCCTGCTGGTTACCGTGGGCGTGCGTCAGCAGCAGCTCAAGTCCGACACCTATGCCTACAACACCCACCTCAACAGCGCGCACTACGACCAGAGCGCCACTTCGCCGATGGCCGGCGTGGTCTTCAAGGTGCAGAAGAACCTGTCCCTCTATGCCAACTACATCGAGGGTCTGCAGCAAGGCAAGCAGATTACCGACACCACAGCGGCGAACTATGGCCAGGTGCTTGCCCCGTACAAGTCCAAGCAGAAGGAAGTGGGCGTGAAGTATGAACTGGGCGGCCTGGGTCTGGGGGCGGCCTTCTTCACCACCGACCGTCCGCTGTCCTACAAGGATGCGGTCACCAACATCGAAGCCACCAACGGTCTGCAGCGTAACCGCGGCGTCGAACTGACCGCCTATGGCGAGCTGAGCAAGAACCTGCGCCTGCTCTCGGGCATCACCTTCCTCAATGCCAAACAGCAGCAGACCAGCGGCGGCACCAACAATGGCAAATACGCGATCGGCGTGCCCAGGCTGCAAGCCAATGCTGGTCTGGAGTACGACGTCCCCAGCGTGCGCGGCCTGAGCATCAATGGCCGTGCCACCTACACCTCGACTCAGTACGTGGATGCCGCCAACAAGCTGGAAGTGCCGTCGTGGGTGCGCTATGACATCGGCGCGCGCTACCTGACAGACATCGGCGGACACGCCGTGACCTTCCGCGCCGCCATCGAGAATCTGGCCAACCGCAACTACTGGGAATCGGCCGGTGGCGCCTCCAACTCGGGCTATCTGGTCCTGGCCAACCCGCGCACCTTTAGCACCTCGGTGTCGGTGGCTTTCTAA